The following nucleotide sequence is from Microbacterium arborescens.
GTCACGAAGCTGATCGCGTCTCCGGTGCGGCCCGCACGCCCGGTGCGGCCGATGCGGTGGACGTACGACTCGGTGTCGGTCGAGATGTCGAAGTTCACCACGTGCGAGATGCGCTCGACGTCGAGGCCTCGGGCCGCGACATCCGTGGCGACCAGGATGTCGAGCTTGCCCGACTTCAGCTGGTTGACGGTGCGCTCGCGCTGCACCTGGGCGACGTCGCCGTTGATGGCGGCTGCCGAGTAGCCGCGGGCGCGCAGCTTCTCGGCGACCTCCTCGGTCGCGCTCTTGGTGCGGGCGAAGACGATCATCGCCTCGAAGTTCTCGACCTCGAGGATGCGGGTGAGCGCGTCGATCTTCTGCTGGTACGACACGATCAGGTAGCGCTGGCTGATCGTCGAGGAGGTCGTCGTCTTCGAGGCGACGGTGATCTCTTCGGGATCGTTGAGGTACTGCTTCGACATCCGGCGGATCGCTGCCGGCATCGTCGCCGAGAACAGCGCGACCTGCTTGGTGTCGGGGGTGTCGGCGAGGATCGTCTCGACATCCTCGGCGAAGCCCATCTTCAGCATCTCGTCGGCCTCGTCGAGCACGAGGTACTTCAGCTCCGAGAGGTCGAGCGTGCCTTTGTCGAGGTGGTCCATGATGCGGCCGGGGGTTCCGACGATCACGTGGACTCCGCGGCGCAGCGCCGAAAGCTGCACGCCGTAGCCCTGACCGCCGTAGACGGGCAGCACGTGAACGCCCTTCGTGCGCGACGCGTACTTCTCGAACGCCTCGCAGACCTGCAGCGCGAGCTCGCGCGTGGGTGCCAGCACCAGGGCTTGCGGGGTCTTCTGCGTCAGGTCGAGCCGGTCGAGGATCGGCAGCGCGAAGGCCGCGGTCTTGCCGGTTCCGGTCTGAGCGAGCCCCACGACGTCGCGTCCCTCGAGGAGCGTCGGGATGGTCGCGGCCTGGATCGCCGACGGTGTCTCGTAGCCCACATCAGAGAGCGCCTTGAGCACCTGCTCCCCCAGCCCGAGGTCGCGGAAGGTGATGACGGGCGGCTCGTCGACGGACTCGGATACAGACTGTTCAGCAGAAGTGGACACGCTTCAGGGTAGTCCGCCTCCGCCGAGATCGCATGATCGGCCCGGCGTGGCAGAGCCCGGTGCCCTAGCCTCGAAGCAGGTCGACGGACTCGAGGGGGTACCGATGCCGGAGTGGCTGCTCTTCACCATCGCGGCGGTGGTCTTCTCCGTCGCCGCGACGTGGTTGGCCAAGCGAGCGCTCGAGGCCCGCGTCGGCTGGGTGCGCGGACCGCTCGTCTCGCTCGTGGTCTTCATCGTCTTCGGGCCGCTCGGCATCTGGGTGCTGCGCGGCGCCGGCGTGCTGCAGGAGAACGGCCTGCTCACCGACGCGCCCGTAGCCATCGGCTTCGTGTTCCTCGTGCTGGCCTGGCTGTTCGCGATCGTCCTCATCGCCCTCATCACGCTCGAGCTCATGTGGCCGGCGCGCCCTCCGGTCGGCCCCATCACCTACGTGCGCGAGGCACTGCACCGGCGCCGACGCGCGGTGCGGTACGCCCGCATCGTCGCGATCGCCTCGCGCCACGGTCTCGGTGGGATGCGCAGCGAATCCGCGCGGGCCGAGTTGCCCCGGGCACTCGCGGCCACCCTCGACGACGCGGGCGTCACCTTCGTCAAGCTCGGCCAGATCCTCTCCACGCGCAACGACCTGCTCCCCGCCGAGATCACCAGCGCGCTCGCCTCCCTGCAGATGGATACGACCCCCATCCCCTGGCACGAGGCGAAGGCGGCGATCGAGAAGCAGCTGGGCCGGCCGATCGAGCTCGTCTTCGCCGACATCGACGAGACGCCGCTGGCGGCGGCATCCGTCGGCCAGGTCCACAGCGCTCATCTGAAGGACGGCCGCCCCGTCGTGGTGAAGATCCAGCGCCCGAAGGCACGCGCGCAGGTCGCCACCGACCTCGACATCATCGAGCGGGCGGCCGCCGACCTCGAGCGGCGCACGACGTGGGCGAAGGATGTCGGGGCCTCGGCCCTCGCCGCGCAGTTCGCGGTCGCCCTGCGTGAAGAGCTCGACTACCGCGTCGAGGTGGGCAACATGCAGATGCTGCGCGACTCGATGACGGCCGCCGATGCCCGCGCGGTGCGGATACCCGACGTCTATCCCGACCTGTGCACGGAACAGCTCATCGTCATGGAGCACGTCCAGGGCATCCCGTTCAGCCGACTGCCCGAGCCGGGAAGCGACGCACCGGGGGCCGTGGATCCCGAGCAGGCGACGCGCATCGCCGACGCCGTGCTCGACGTCATCGTCGGGCAGATCGCCCTGCGGGGCGTCTTCCATGCCGACCTGCACCCGGGCAATCTCATCCTCCAGCCCGACGGCATCGTCGCCCTCATCGACTTCGGCTCGGTCGGCATCATCGAACGCAGCATGCGGCGGCTACTGCTGCCGATGCTCGTCGCGCTCCACAACGAGGACGACTCCGGCGCGACGGATGCCGTGCTGATGCTCGTGAAGCCCCGCCCCGACGCCGAGCTCGACGTCGGGGCGCTGCAGCACGACATCGGCGTCATCCTCACACGACTGCACAACTCCAACTCCGACCAGCACCTCTTCACCGCGCTGATCGAGGTGCTCCGGCGCCACCGACTCGCGCTCCCGCCCGGTCTGCTGCTGGGATTCCGGACGCTCGGCGCGATCGAGGGAACGCTGCGGCGACTCGATCCCGACTACGACATGATCAAGCGCGCCCTCTCGCGCGCGCCGCAGTACGCCCTGCACATGGGCGACCCGCGGTCGGCGGCGATGACCGCTCAGGTGCAGGTGCAGCTCGGGATCGAGCGTGCGCGAGAGCTGCCCCGCCGGGTCGACGGGATCCTGAACGATCTCGAGTCGGGCCGGCTCACGGTGCGATTGCGCGCGCTGGAATCGCCCGACGACCGGTCGTGGGTCGAGTCGCTGACGGGGCGCTTCACCACGACGCTCGTGGGGGCCACCCTCGTGATCGTCGGCGTCATGCTCGGTGTCGTCCAGCACGGCCCGCTGCTGACCGACTCGGTGTCGGTGTTCCCGTTCCTGGGTAGTGTGGTCGGGCTCGGCGGCCTGTTGCTGCTGCTGCGTTCGCTACGCTCGGCGCTCATCCGCCGCGATGGAAGGTGACCCTGTGAAGATCCGCGACCTCGTCCATTTCGTCGCCGTCGCCGACACCCTGCACTTCCCGCGCGCCGCCGAGCACCTGGGCGTCTCGCTCGCCGTGCTCTACTCGTCGATCGACCGGCTCGAAGAGGAGGTCGGGCAGCCGCTGTTCGTCAAGGACGGCGGTAAGCCGCGACTCACGCCCGCGGGCACCCTGCTGCTCGCCGACGCCCGAGCCGAGGTTGCCGCGGCGCCCGCGCCGGCTGTCGCGCCCCGGCAGAAGGCAGCGGGCGGCGGCAAGGCGAAGGCCTCGAAGGGATCGGGTCGCGCACCCATCGTGAAGGGCCAGCCCAAGCCCTACAAGAAGCGCCAGGGGCGCTGACCCCTCACCCGCGGGAGCCCTCGACCGTCACCGCACCCGGGGGTCGACGAGGAACTTCATCGTGTCGGGGTCGGAGTTGCGCGCGAAGAAGCCCGCGAGGTCGTCGAGCCCGCCACGCGCCGTGACGAGGTCGTCGACCCGCACCGCACCCGAGGCGACCAGCTCGATGGCGAGCGGCCACGTGTCGACGTATCGGAAGAGCCCCTCGACCACGAGCTCACGGCTCTGCAGCAGGAACAGGTCGAGGTCGACGGTCGCGGACCCCATGCCGACGAGCACGGCACGCCCGGCGCCGCGGAGCGACCGGAGGCCCGCGGCGATCGCCGCTCGTGCACCCGAAGCGTCGACGAACGCGTCCATGCGGCCGTCGAGCTCGGCCACCTCGGCGGGATCGACCGCGCGTGTGGCTCCGTGCGCGAGCGCGACATCCCGTCGAGCCGCCACCGGGTCGGCCACGACGACCTCCGCGGCACCGAAGGCTCGCGCCGCGGCACCGGTGAGGATGCCGATGGGTCCGGCCCCGGCGACCAGCACCCTCGAACCCGGCACCACCCCGGCCTTGCGCACCGCCGCGATACCGACCGACAAGGGCTCGAGCAGCGCTCCCTCGTCGTCGCTCATCGTCTCGGGCAACGGGTGCGCCGCATCGGCGGGCACCGCCAGGTATCGCGCGAACGCGCCGTTCTCGGGCGGCGCCGAAGGAAACCGCATCCGCTCGCAGAGGTTCGAGCGCCCGGCCCGGCATGCCGGACACCACCGGCAGGGGCGCTGCGGATCGATCGCGACGCGCTCGCCGATCCGGTGCTCGTCGGCTGCCGAGGCGACCGCAGCGATGACTCCCGCGGCCTCGTGACCGAGGATGAGCGGGCTCTCCACCACGAGGTCACCCACCCGGCCGTGCTCGAAGAAGTGCACGTCCGAACCGCACAGCCCGACGGCGGTGAGCTCGACGAGCACGTCGCCCGGTTCCATCACCGGCAGGGCGACGTCGCGGACCTCGAGCCGGCCCGGCGAGACCAGCACGCTGGCCATCATGCGGTCGGGGATGCCGATCATGCGTTCACCGGCCGCTTCGCCGATCCGGTCGCCGGGCCGGCTGCGCGAGCCGCGGCGTGTTCCTCGTCGTAGCGAGCGAGGGCCGCCGCGAGCTCGTCCGCACGGCGCCGCGCCGCCTCGGCCGGATCGAGCGAGAAGAGCAGCGTCTCGGGCAGTGACGTCGCGAAGTAGTCGACGCGCGCGGGAGCCGAGCGCAGCTCGCTCACCCGTGCCGCGACGCGTGACCGCAGGTCAGCGGCAGCTTCCTCGTCTCCCCGGGCGCAGGCGGCCCGCGCGCCGTCGAGCGATTCCGCGTCGATCTCGGCGGTCGCCGCTTCCGTCGCCGCCGTGCGCCAGGCGTCGTCGGCCGCGGCCGCGTCACCCAGGCTCGCCCGGCAATGCCCGAGCCGCAGCCAGAGGGCCGCACGACTGTCGAGCAGATGCCATGCCTCGCCGAGGGAGCGCGGCGTGTCGAGCGCTCGTTCGAGCAGCGCCGCTGCGCGCGCGGCGTCGTGTCCGAGTTCGCCGGCGCGCGCGATCGATGCCCGGGCGAACGCGCGGATCGCGACGCCCTCGCCGCCTTCCCAGGGCTGGAGCGGCCTGCTCAGGAGCAGGTCGAGGGCCTCGGCGGCACGCCCGGTCGTCGTCAGCAGGTCGGCCACCGTGACGAGCAGGTCATCGCGCACGATGAGCCGGTCTCGATACGGCTCGAGTCTCGCCAACCGGGCCGCTGCCGAGATGCCGCGCCGCTGCGCGAGCTGGTCGAGCTCGAACCACAGGCGCGGGTCGTCGCTCACCTCGACGGCCCGGTCGTACAGGGCGGCGGCGGCGTCGAGATCGCCCTCGACCTCCGCCGTGGCCAGCGCGGCGTTGCGCAGCAGCACGCCATCGCGCGTCGCGTCGTCGAGGGCCGCACGCCACTGCGCCAGCGCATCCGTCCGGCGGCCGCGGTCGTAGAGCCACATGCCGAGCAGCGCCCGCGCCCGCGCGTCAGCCGGATCGGCTGCAACGGCAGCTTCAAGGGCGTCGTGGGCGCCGAGCCCCGCGGGAAACACCCAGTCAGCGGGTGCGCGCTGCGCGCGATGGCGAGCGTCGGCGGCGGCATCCGTCTCGCCTGCCTCGTCGAGCAGCCGCGCCCGCTCGTACTCGGCGACCGGAGCGATGCCGCCGGTGCCGGTGGCCGAGGCCCCGGCCGCCGCGGCGAGGACGGCGAGCGCGTCGTCTCGCTGCCCCGCGCGGGCAAGGTCGCCCGCGAGATCGAGCAGCATGAGCCCGTCGTCCGGCAGGGCGCGGCGAGCGAGGTAGGCGGTGAACACGTCGAGCCGATCGCTCTGCTCAAGCGTCGCGAGTTCAGCGTCGGCTTCGGACTCGCGCCCGAGACGGCGCAGCACGATCACCCGGACGTTGCGCGCGAGCGGGTCATCCGACCCGTGACGCAGCGCGTCGTCGAGGCGGCCGAGTGCGGCGAGGTCGCGCCCCGCCCGCGCGTCGAGCAACCCCATCTGCACGCTGGCGGGGTGCGCCCACCGCACATCCCAGGCGGCCTTCGCGAACGCGTCGTAGGCACCAGCGTCGTGGCCCCGGCGCGTCTCGACGAGTCCGAGGCGGTAGTGCGCCTCGCCGTCCGCGGGGTTCGGGTTGCGGAACGTGAGGCGCTCGACGGCTGCGCGCAGGTATCCGGCAGCCACGTCGTACTCGCCGCGAGCGTAGGCCGAGGCGCCGAGCGCGGTGTTCGAGCGCGCGTCGCCCGGGTCACGGCGAAGCGCCTCTTCCCAGTAGGGCTCGGGATGCCGTGTGGGATGGCGGTACTGCGCCAGGTGAACCCCCGTGAGGTAGAGCTCGTCGGCGGAGGCGATGTCGGCGGGCAGCGGCGGCTCGGTCGCGACGGCGGGCTCGGGCGCGCCGTCGTCATCCGAGCGCGGCCGCCACCGGATGAGTTCGCGATCGCCGTCGTGGACGACGACCTCGATCCGGGTGGCGTCGACCCCGTGGGGGCAGGGCACCGAGTCGATCCAGGGGCGGCCCGGCCCGAGGTCGACGACGTGCTCTTGCGGGTCGTCCCCGACCGTCACGCGCACGCGGGCGCCAGGCGCATCCGAGGTGACGGCAACGCCGATGTGCACGTGACCCTCCTCGAGACGCACCGAGACGGCGGCATCCCTCGTGGCCTGATGCGCGGCGCCGATGCCGGTGATCGGGAACCAGAACTGCGAGAACGTCTTGACCTCGCCGGGCGCGAGGTAAGAGAAGTCGGGCTGGTTGTCGGTGTACACACCGGCCATCAGCTCGACATAGGGGCCGTCGCCGTCGGTCAGCTGGTCGTCCCAGGCGTGGCCGAAGGGGGCGTTGCCCCACGTCCACTGCTTCTTGCCCGGCGCGATGCGGCGATCGGCCCAGTGCACGAAGCCCGCTCCGGCCGCGTGGTCGTAGCCGCCGAAGAAGTCGTCCCGCGTCTCGACCACCATGTACGACGTCGGCACGGGGATGTTGCCGTAGTAGTCGATGCGGTCGGCATCGGGGTGGGCCGCATCGACCCGAGCCGGGTAGTCGACGCCGTAGTAGGGGCGGTCGGCTCGTGGGAAGGCTGTGATGGCGCGACGCGCGTGATCGGCGACGTACCGGACGTCGGTCGGGAAGAACGACTGGTAATCCTCGTGCGCTCGCGCGGCGACGTTCGCCCACCAGAGGAACGTCTGCGGCACCTCGGTGCGGTTGTGCAGCCGGGCGCGCAGCTCGATCAGCGAGCTGTCGGGACGCAGGCGGATGCCGTGGGTGCCGCGCATGCGCGCGAAGGGATCGTGATCCGACATCCAGACCGTGACCGCCCCGTCGGGTTCGCGTTCGATCCAGCTCTCCATGGGCAGGAAGGTGGCGGGTCGGTGATGCTGCGGCCAGTTGAACTCGACGCCTCCCGACACCCACGGACCGGCGAGCCCGACGAGGGCGGGCTTGATCACGTTGTTGCGGTAGAAGAAGTCGTACTCGGCGGTCTTGTCGTAGCCGATGTGGATGCGCCCGCCGAGCTCGGGGAGGAGCACCAGCCGGATCCAGCGGTTCTCGAGGTGCACGGCACGCCAGTCGCGGTCGCGCGGCTCGGCGGCGATCCGCTCGGTGAAGGGCAGCGGGTACACCCGTCCGCTCGACCCCTGGTAGACCCGGCGCTCGAAGAACATCGGAAGCTTCTCCGGTGGCGCCGGCTCGTACGTGGGAATCGTGAGCGGCTGCTCCCAGACGGCCACGCCGCCGTCATCGAGCGTCACCTGCTCGTCCGCGGGCGGCTCGGGAAGACGCAGCGAGGATGTCGAGGTCGAATGCATGCCTCCAGCGTCGCCGAGCGAGCCCGGCCGCGACATGGCGGAAGCGGCCGTGCACCTGGACGATCCGCCGATGTGTCAGGATGACGATCATGGCCATCTCAGACGGTTTCGCGGGCGAACGCCTGTGCGTCGTGCCAGCACCGGCGATCACCGCCGCGCTGCAGCGCCCCGTGACCCGCCGCCTGGTCGTCACCGACGCCGGCTGGTTCCCGCATGCCGCCGATCATGGTCGCACCCGCGACCGCGGCATCCGCACGACGATCGTCATCGTCTGCACGGCGGGCTCCGGGTGGGTCGAGATCGGCGGCACGCGCCACCGCGTGCAGGCGGGCACCGCGGTGGTGATCCCGGCCCGCACGCCGCACGCCTACGGCGCGTTTGCCGACGATCCCTGGACGATCTGGTGGTGCCATGTCGTCGGCTCCGATGTCGACGACCTCACCGCGGCGATCGGCACCACGGCCGCACGACCGCTCGTGCGCCTCCACAGCGTCGAGCGCGCGGTGTCGCTGCTCGACGAGATCGTGCGGGGGCTCGAACGCGACCAGTCGCCCGTGCGTCTGGTCGCCGTCACGGGTGCCGCGTTCAAGCTCATGACTCAGCTCGCGTCCGACCAGGCACTACCCGAGCGCGGCGACCCGCTCGGGCGCGCGATGACGTTCCTGTCCGAGCGGCTCGACAGCGCCGTGCCGGTCAGCGAGCTGGCGGCACTGGTCGGGGTGTCGGCATCCCATCTCACGTCGCTCTTCCGGCGCGCGACGGGCGGCGGCGTCCTGGCGTACCACACGGCGCTCCGGATGACGGCGGCGCGCACCCTCCTGGAGCGCTCCGATCGCACCGTCGGCCAGATCGCGACAGACGTCGGCTACAGCGACCCGTTCTACTTCTCGCGGCACTTCCGACGCGTGCACGGGATGAGCCCGAGCCGCTACCGCGAGGAGCGTCGCGGATGACGCCGCTCAATCCCGGTCGTCGGCGGCCGTCGTCGGGGCAGCGAGGATCTCGGCGTTGAGGCGCCGCTGCCACGCGACATCCGACCACTGCGGATGATGGGGCGCCGCGTTCGAGCTGAGCACCATGCCCCACACGCCGTGCTCGAGCGCCGTGCGCACGCCGTGCTCGGCGAGCTCGGTGCCGACGGGGCCGTCTTCGAAGTCGGCCCGGAGCGGGGTGTAACCCACCCAGCCCTCCCCCACGACGGCGGGGATGCCGCGGCGCCGCGACCACGCGGCGAGCGCCGTCACCCGTGACCCGATCTCGCGCAGCATCTCTTCGCGGTAGAGCCCGTAATGGTTGTAGAGCCACCGGTCCCACAGGTCGGGGTCGACCCAGTCGTAGCCGTAGATCTGCTGGTCGGT
It contains:
- a CDS encoding AraC family transcriptional regulator — protein: MAISDGFAGERLCVVPAPAITAALQRPVTRRLVVTDAGWFPHAADHGRTRDRGIRTTIVIVCTAGSGWVEIGGTRHRVQAGTAVVIPARTPHAYGAFADDPWTIWWCHVVGSDVDDLTAAIGTTAARPLVRLHSVERAVSLLDEIVRGLERDQSPVRLVAVTGAAFKLMTQLASDQALPERGDPLGRAMTFLSERLDSAVPVSELAALVGVSASHLTSLFRRATGGGVLAYHTALRMTAARTLLERSDRTVGQIATDVGYSDPFYFSRHFRRVHGMSPSRYREERRG
- a CDS encoding DUF5107 domain-containing protein; protein product: MHSTSTSSLRLPEPPADEQVTLDDGGVAVWEQPLTIPTYEPAPPEKLPMFFERRVYQGSSGRVYPLPFTERIAAEPRDRDWRAVHLENRWIRLVLLPELGGRIHIGYDKTAEYDFFYRNNVIKPALVGLAGPWVSGGVEFNWPQHHRPATFLPMESWIEREPDGAVTVWMSDHDPFARMRGTHGIRLRPDSSLIELRARLHNRTEVPQTFLWWANVAARAHEDYQSFFPTDVRYVADHARRAITAFPRADRPYYGVDYPARVDAAHPDADRIDYYGNIPVPTSYMVVETRDDFFGGYDHAAGAGFVHWADRRIAPGKKQWTWGNAPFGHAWDDQLTDGDGPYVELMAGVYTDNQPDFSYLAPGEVKTFSQFWFPITGIGAAHQATRDAAVSVRLEEGHVHIGVAVTSDAPGARVRVTVGDDPQEHVVDLGPGRPWIDSVPCPHGVDATRIEVVVHDGDRELIRWRPRSDDDGAPEPAVATEPPLPADIASADELYLTGVHLAQYRHPTRHPEPYWEEALRRDPGDARSNTALGASAYARGEYDVAAGYLRAAVERLTFRNPNPADGEAHYRLGLVETRRGHDAGAYDAFAKAAWDVRWAHPASVQMGLLDARAGRDLAALGRLDDALRHGSDDPLARNVRVIVLRRLGRESEADAELATLEQSDRLDVFTAYLARRALPDDGLMLLDLAGDLARAGQRDDALAVLAAAAGASATGTGGIAPVAEYERARLLDEAGETDAAADARHRAQRAPADWVFPAGLGAHDALEAAVAADPADARARALLGMWLYDRGRRTDALAQWRAALDDATRDGVLLRNAALATAEVEGDLDAAAALYDRAVEVSDDPRLWFELDQLAQRRGISAAARLARLEPYRDRLIVRDDLLVTVADLLTTTGRAAEALDLLLSRPLQPWEGGEGVAIRAFARASIARAGELGHDAARAAALLERALDTPRSLGEAWHLLDSRAALWLRLGHCRASLGDAAAADDAWRTAATEAATAEIDAESLDGARAACARGDEEAAADLRSRVAARVSELRSAPARVDYFATSLPETLLFSLDPAEAARRRADELAAALARYDEEHAAARAAGPATGSAKRPVNA
- a CDS encoding alcohol dehydrogenase catalytic domain-containing protein, coding for MIGIPDRMMASVLVSPGRLEVRDVALPVMEPGDVLVELTAVGLCGSDVHFFEHGRVGDLVVESPLILGHEAAGVIAAVASAADEHRIGERVAIDPQRPCRWCPACRAGRSNLCERMRFPSAPPENGAFARYLAVPADAAHPLPETMSDDEGALLEPLSVGIAAVRKAGVVPGSRVLVAGAGPIGILTGAAARAFGAAEVVVADPVAARRDVALAHGATRAVDPAEVAELDGRMDAFVDASGARAAIAAGLRSLRGAGRAVLVGMGSATVDLDLFLLQSRELVVEGLFRYVDTWPLAIELVASGAVRVDDLVTARGGLDDLAGFFARNSDPDTMKFLVDPRVR
- a CDS encoding ABC1 kinase family protein: MPEWLLFTIAAVVFSVAATWLAKRALEARVGWVRGPLVSLVVFIVFGPLGIWVLRGAGVLQENGLLTDAPVAIGFVFLVLAWLFAIVLIALITLELMWPARPPVGPITYVREALHRRRRAVRYARIVAIASRHGLGGMRSESARAELPRALAATLDDAGVTFVKLGQILSTRNDLLPAEITSALASLQMDTTPIPWHEAKAAIEKQLGRPIELVFADIDETPLAAASVGQVHSAHLKDGRPVVVKIQRPKARAQVATDLDIIERAAADLERRTTWAKDVGASALAAQFAVALREELDYRVEVGNMQMLRDSMTAADARAVRIPDVYPDLCTEQLIVMEHVQGIPFSRLPEPGSDAPGAVDPEQATRIADAVLDVIVGQIALRGVFHADLHPGNLILQPDGIVALIDFGSVGIIERSMRRLLLPMLVALHNEDDSGATDAVLMLVKPRPDAELDVGALQHDIGVILTRLHNSNSDQHLFTALIEVLRRHRLALPPGLLLGFRTLGAIEGTLRRLDPDYDMIKRALSRAPQYALHMGDPRSAAMTAQVQVQLGIERARELPRRVDGILNDLESGRLTVRLRALESPDDRSWVESLTGRFTTTLVGATLVIVGVMLGVVQHGPLLTDSVSVFPFLGSVVGLGGLLLLLRSLRSALIRRDGR
- a CDS encoding DEAD/DEAH box helicase; protein product: MSTSAEQSVSESVDEPPVITFRDLGLGEQVLKALSDVGYETPSAIQAATIPTLLEGRDVVGLAQTGTGKTAAFALPILDRLDLTQKTPQALVLAPTRELALQVCEAFEKYASRTKGVHVLPVYGGQGYGVQLSALRRGVHVIVGTPGRIMDHLDKGTLDLSELKYLVLDEADEMLKMGFAEDVETILADTPDTKQVALFSATMPAAIRRMSKQYLNDPEEITVASKTTTSSTISQRYLIVSYQQKIDALTRILEVENFEAMIVFARTKSATEEVAEKLRARGYSAAAINGDVAQVQRERTVNQLKSGKLDILVATDVAARGLDVERISHVVNFDISTDTESYVHRIGRTGRAGRTGDAISFVTPRERGLVGAIERATRQPLTQMQLPSVDEVNVTRLSRFDDRITAALEETERLERFRDIVAHYVRHHDVPEVDVAAALALVAQGETPLLLEPDPEPRARAPREDRAPRSFDRDDRDGRPERRPRASNPNMTTYRIAVGKRHRVEPRQIVGALANEGGLSRGDFGAIQIRPDFSLVELPSDMPQSTLDRLADTRISGKAIEIRVDTGGPSRSPRGRFDRDDRPRDRDRDDRPARKPRHRSETAD
- a CDS encoding helix-turn-helix domain-containing protein, which gives rise to MKIRDLVHFVAVADTLHFPRAAEHLGVSLAVLYSSIDRLEEEVGQPLFVKDGGKPRLTPAGTLLLADARAEVAAAPAPAVAPRQKAAGGGKAKASKGSGRAPIVKGQPKPYKKRQGR